A window of Opitutus sp. ER46 contains these coding sequences:
- a CDS encoding sigma-70 family RNA polymerase sigma factor, which translates to MRSKKGTPTVMSEQTSEARIQALEKAIDKYGSFFLAFFTLRTRDADWSRDLAQTLWLEVYDKFSLFRFESKGLLIAKACQVLRDAMRHKRTRGFVTYVAEYPEVAGPTTNREPSSRDEEERLKAGFWEAFPGVDLTDLQKEAFWLNARDGYTLAEVSSRLGVPVATVHDWLAKVKKECMDSYKNES; encoded by the coding sequence ATGAGAAGCAAGAAAGGTACGCCGACAGTGATGTCGGAACAGACGTCGGAGGCCAGAATTCAGGCCTTGGAAAAAGCGATCGACAAGTATGGATCGTTTTTCCTGGCGTTCTTCACGCTGCGAACTCGCGATGCAGACTGGTCACGAGATCTCGCGCAAACGCTGTGGCTGGAAGTGTATGATAAATTCAGTCTCTTCCGCTTCGAAAGCAAGGGCCTGCTAATCGCCAAGGCGTGCCAGGTTCTGCGCGATGCGATGCGGCATAAACGCACACGCGGTTTCGTGACTTACGTCGCGGAATATCCAGAAGTCGCCGGACCAACCACCAACCGTGAGCCAAGCTCACGCGACGAAGAGGAGCGCCTGAAGGCAGGCTTTTGGGAGGCATTCCCAGGCGTAGATTTGACTGACCTTCAGAAAGAGGCATTTTGGCTGAATGCAAGGGACGGATACACGCTTGCAGAAGTATCCTCCCGTTTGGGCGTGCCCGTGGCAACGGTTCACGACTGGTTGGCCAAGGTGAAAAAGGAGTGCATGGATAGCTATAAAAACGAATCCTGA
- a CDS encoding helix-turn-helix transcriptional regulator yields the protein MPNPAFPHLRQVIRALRTRRELTQEQLAEKAGVDYKHFQLLEIGRSEIPSLGTVRKIAEALGTKPWVLICDDLRLVCDATGLTRDELATAAKPAAGRPRKKKPSDA from the coding sequence GTGCCAAATCCCGCATTTCCCCACCTCCGACAAGTTATCCGAGCATTGCGCACAAGACGCGAGCTGACCCAGGAGCAACTCGCCGAGAAGGCCGGCGTGGACTACAAGCACTTCCAGCTTCTAGAAATTGGCAGGTCTGAGATCCCCTCACTGGGCACAGTCCGAAAGATTGCCGAGGCGCTCGGAACGAAACCGTGGGTGCTCATCTGCGATGACCTGCGTCTGGTATGCGACGCCACCGGACTGACCCGCGACGAGCTTGCCACAGCAGCGAAGCCGGCAGCTGGACGACCGCGGAAGAAGAAGCCCTCCGATGCCTAA
- a CDS encoding site-specific integrase: MLAHVYRPRRRKDGKVETARLYRGRYRLKGDFAITEVPLHTPDKRVAERMLAEIIAEREREKAGLIAPKTEREAANRSLDDHLKEFVADLGARGRVTRYTSMLASRFTRLATECQWKLPSDVTPQSFVAWRSQNKTLSRKTLNDFLATANGFLTWMTRQGNIARNPLADVARVDVRGHQQQRRAFSEAELERLFAVATPDIRTLYMAAAFTGLRIGELQKVVWADIHFDHERPYIAVRASTTKNRKAAILPMHPALVEKLQAVRPDNPLPETKVFLQHSHMDRRIRKDMAKAGIARLDSLGRKLDFHALRYTFATRLAAGGASQRVTQELMRHSDPRLTANIYTDVTQLPLWDAVNGLKWTSRSGSTKVPADSQGRCEARTDTAIDPQNGVSGGQIQAFSGAGKSEAELPASPHPERFEHVLAQFAKGRQKLGATGFEGAAESPAEPVFERNSATATAANTAIDPQFLSTLGPVIAKLVARWASLPEGSRKAIEALLG; this comes from the coding sequence ATGTTAGCCCACGTATATCGTCCACGCCGTCGAAAAGACGGGAAAGTCGAGACTGCGCGTCTCTACCGTGGCCGATATCGGCTGAAGGGCGACTTTGCGATCACTGAAGTTCCCCTGCACACCCCAGACAAACGGGTCGCAGAGCGTATGCTGGCCGAGATCATCGCTGAACGTGAACGCGAAAAGGCAGGCCTCATCGCCCCGAAGACCGAACGCGAAGCAGCCAACCGCTCATTGGACGATCATCTCAAGGAGTTCGTGGCCGACCTAGGCGCCCGTGGGCGGGTCACTCGGTACACTTCCATGCTCGCCTCACGCTTTACGCGGCTTGCCACCGAATGTCAGTGGAAACTGCCATCCGATGTAACGCCACAAAGCTTCGTCGCATGGCGCTCACAGAACAAAACTCTGAGTCGTAAAACCCTGAACGACTTTCTAGCCACGGCGAATGGCTTCCTTACATGGATGACGCGACAAGGAAACATCGCACGGAATCCTTTGGCAGACGTGGCTCGCGTGGATGTGCGAGGGCACCAGCAGCAAAGGCGTGCATTTAGCGAAGCGGAGCTTGAAAGGCTGTTTGCCGTCGCTACGCCCGACATTCGGACGCTCTACATGGCGGCCGCGTTTACCGGCCTTCGAATCGGCGAGCTTCAAAAAGTGGTTTGGGCAGACATCCATTTCGACCACGAGCGACCCTATATTGCCGTCCGTGCGTCCACTACAAAGAACCGCAAGGCTGCGATACTTCCGATGCATCCCGCTTTAGTCGAAAAGCTGCAAGCGGTTCGTCCCGACAATCCGCTGCCCGAAACAAAGGTCTTTCTCCAGCACTCCCACATGGACCGCCGTATTCGGAAGGATATGGCAAAGGCCGGGATAGCAAGGCTCGACAGCCTGGGGCGAAAGCTCGATTTTCACGCACTGCGCTACACGTTCGCAACGCGCCTTGCGGCAGGTGGAGCATCCCAGCGTGTGACGCAGGAGCTGATGCGCCATAGCGATCCACGGCTGACCGCAAACATCTACACCGATGTCACTCAGCTACCGCTCTGGGACGCCGTAAACGGCCTAAAATGGACGAGCAGGAGCGGGAGTACCAAGGTCCCCGCTGATTCGCAGGGGCGTTGTGAGGCTAGAACAGACACAGCAATAGACCCACAAAACGGGGTCTCTGGCGGGCAAATCCAGGCATTTTCTGGCGCAGGAAAAAGCGAAGCAGAATTACCCGCGAGCCCTCATCCCGAGAGGTTTGAGCACGTATTGGCGCAGTTTGCCAAGGGTCGGCAGAAACTCGGGGCGACAGGATTCGAAGGAGCAGCCGAGTCGCCGGCGGAGCCAGTTTTCGAACGGAATTCGGCTACTGCGACTGCTGCGAACACAGCAATAGACCCACAATTTTTGAGCACGCTTGGTCCCGTTATTGCGAAGTTGGTCGCACGTTGGGCCTCACTTCCTGAGGGATCACGGAAGGCGATAGAAGCCCTCCTCGGCTAA
- the mobF gene encoding MobF family relaxase, which yields MLRITQSESADAAKRYFDESLSRGDYYCDEQEIAGMWGGRGAERLGLEGRIDRDAFVALLENKKPEGTRLTARMVTNRRPGYDFTFDVPKSVSVLHALTRDDRIISAMQTAFRETLREMEEVMHARVRKSGAFSDRKTGNMIWAEFLHFTTRPTAMDKRTEAELLGMFPELNALRGEDGRVAIPDPHLHCHVYVVNATFDEVEEQWKAGEFMRIKRDAPYFQAAYHVRLAGELQRLGFNITPTADGFEVAGVPRSLCEVFSRRTKEIEALARELGITSGAAKDALGALTRRAKNPAIGMQQLREIWRGFLSQEESRQLEALAESALSNAPALERDSPDAASAAVRYALAHELERASVVSEKRLLARALMRAVGQVRVQTVRDEVDRTDELLRAVVDGENQVTTRDVLAEESTLMAIVRNGRGTVPPLFAQDYRFQNPLLGAETKDAEEQRRAIRHVLHSQDWIVGVIGRAGTGKTTLLHEIRAAMKARGQRMIACAPTAKAARGVLREEGLWDAETIAKLLADESRHAALRGALLWIDEAGMVGNRDMLALLRLARARGVERVVLAGDPSQIRSVSRGDPLAFLEKNAGLAVARLDRIKRQKTPELKAVVEAISRGNVGRGLKLLDRGGGIVESGAGKAWVQLAAEYVACVDQPKAHANSVLVVSPTHEEGAAVTAAIRQALVARGLLNPAERKIQRTVKLAWTEAEKGSVARYSPDLIVQFKQHVNGFRKSERVRVTEVDVRGGIVGVLKNDGTTRRLPVDQSRKFQVYELRDLPVAVGDMLRITENGFTEASPESRADLESGHRSKGTRVNNGDIVRVAGFTADGGLVLANGCQLPRDFGHVDHGYVVTADAAQSRTVDVVLAAIGEDSIAATDHRRVYVTLSRARYSARVFTENKGELMRAAQRTSERQSAYEVLGETRSRQILQQMTIREAQRAEARKRRMPGVTPRIPARSRTVEMEMSHE from the coding sequence ATGCTTCGAATCACACAGAGTGAATCGGCAGACGCCGCGAAAAGGTACTTCGACGAGTCCCTCTCGCGCGGTGACTATTATTGCGACGAGCAGGAGATCGCCGGCATGTGGGGTGGCCGTGGAGCGGAGCGGCTTGGATTGGAGGGCAGGATTGATCGCGACGCCTTCGTGGCGCTCCTGGAGAACAAAAAGCCGGAGGGCACACGGTTGACGGCACGCATGGTCACGAACCGGAGGCCGGGGTATGACTTCACGTTCGACGTGCCCAAAAGTGTCTCGGTTCTCCACGCGCTCACACGCGATGACCGGATCATCAGCGCGATGCAGACAGCGTTCCGAGAGACACTGCGGGAGATGGAAGAGGTGATGCACGCCCGTGTGCGCAAGAGCGGTGCCTTCAGCGACCGAAAGACCGGGAACATGATCTGGGCGGAGTTCCTGCACTTTACCACGCGTCCGACTGCGATGGACAAAAGAACAGAGGCCGAACTGCTGGGAATGTTTCCGGAGCTGAATGCGCTCCGTGGGGAGGATGGACGTGTCGCCATCCCGGATCCTCATCTGCATTGTCACGTGTATGTCGTGAACGCGACGTTCGACGAGGTTGAGGAGCAGTGGAAGGCCGGAGAGTTCATGCGGATCAAACGTGATGCGCCCTACTTTCAGGCGGCCTATCACGTGCGTCTTGCCGGTGAACTCCAGAGGCTGGGATTCAACATAACACCGACGGCCGATGGCTTCGAAGTGGCAGGTGTGCCGCGCAGCCTTTGCGAGGTGTTTTCTCGCCGAACAAAGGAGATCGAGGCGCTGGCACGGGAACTGGGGATCACGAGCGGCGCGGCAAAGGACGCGCTGGGCGCGTTGACCCGGAGGGCTAAGAACCCTGCGATCGGAATGCAGCAGCTCAGGGAGATCTGGCGTGGCTTTCTCAGTCAGGAGGAAAGCCGTCAGCTGGAAGCGCTGGCCGAATCGGCTTTGAGCAACGCCCCGGCGCTGGAGCGTGACAGTCCCGACGCTGCCAGCGCGGCAGTCCGCTATGCCCTGGCGCACGAGCTTGAACGCGCTTCCGTCGTCTCCGAAAAGCGATTGCTCGCCCGAGCGCTCATGCGTGCGGTGGGACAGGTCCGTGTCCAGACGGTCCGGGATGAAGTCGACAGGACGGACGAACTCCTGCGCGCAGTGGTGGATGGCGAGAACCAGGTGACAACGCGTGATGTGCTGGCCGAGGAATCAACGCTGATGGCCATAGTGCGGAATGGACGAGGCACAGTGCCGCCGCTGTTTGCACAAGACTACCGCTTCCAGAATCCGCTTCTCGGCGCCGAAACGAAGGATGCCGAGGAACAGCGCCGTGCCATCAGGCATGTTCTGCACTCCCAGGATTGGATCGTCGGTGTGATAGGTCGCGCGGGCACAGGAAAGACTACCCTGCTGCACGAGATTCGTGCGGCGATGAAAGCTCGCGGTCAGAGAATGATTGCCTGCGCTCCGACCGCAAAGGCCGCACGCGGCGTGCTGCGCGAAGAGGGGCTTTGGGATGCCGAGACGATCGCAAAGCTCCTGGCCGACGAATCGAGACATGCAGCGTTGAGGGGCGCTCTGCTTTGGATCGACGAGGCAGGAATGGTCGGAAATCGTGACATGCTCGCGCTGCTTCGTCTGGCCCGTGCAAGAGGCGTTGAGCGCGTCGTCCTCGCGGGTGACCCATCGCAGATCAGGTCAGTGTCCCGCGGCGACCCGTTGGCATTCCTTGAGAAGAATGCCGGGCTCGCGGTCGCGCGGCTTGATCGTATCAAACGCCAGAAAACCCCGGAGCTGAAAGCGGTGGTTGAAGCGATCAGCCGCGGGAACGTGGGGCGTGGTCTGAAACTGTTGGATCGGGGGGGCGGCATTGTTGAATCCGGTGCAGGAAAGGCGTGGGTCCAGCTTGCAGCGGAATACGTCGCCTGCGTCGATCAGCCGAAGGCGCACGCCAACTCTGTGCTCGTCGTTTCACCGACCCACGAAGAAGGTGCGGCGGTTACTGCGGCTATTAGGCAGGCGCTTGTGGCTAGAGGGCTTCTGAACCCCGCGGAACGAAAGATCCAGCGAACCGTAAAGCTTGCGTGGACAGAGGCAGAGAAGGGCAGCGTTGCGCGATACAGCCCCGATTTGATCGTCCAATTCAAACAACACGTAAACGGGTTCAGGAAGAGTGAACGTGTGCGAGTGACTGAAGTGGACGTGAGAGGAGGAATCGTCGGAGTCCTTAAAAATGACGGCACCACGCGCCGGCTCCCGGTCGACCAATCCCGGAAGTTTCAGGTATACGAACTTCGGGATCTGCCAGTCGCGGTCGGTGACATGCTGCGCATCACCGAAAATGGATTTACGGAGGCGAGTCCCGAGTCGCGGGCGGATCTGGAATCAGGGCATCGGTCCAAGGGGACGCGGGTCAACAACGGTGACATTGTGCGTGTGGCAGGATTCACCGCCGACGGCGGGTTGGTGCTTGCGAACGGTTGCCAACTTCCTCGCGATTTCGGTCACGTTGACCACGGCTACGTGGTGACAGCCGACGCAGCGCAATCGCGAACCGTCGATGTAGTCCTTGCGGCTATTGGCGAGGACTCCATTGCAGCGACAGACCATCGTCGAGTATACGTTACCCTGAGCCGTGCACGGTACTCGGCCAGGGTGTTCACTGAGAATAAAGGTGAGCTGATGCGAGCCGCGCAACGTACGTCCGAACGGCAGTCGGCATACGAGGTTCTGGGCGAGACGCGCTCACGCCAGATCCTGCAACAGATGACAATTCGTGAAGCGCAGCGGGCGGAGGCAAGGAAGCGCCGCATGCCTGGTGTGACGCCTCGCATACCGGCCCGAAGCCGGACTGTGGAAATGGAGATGAGCCATGAGTAA
- a CDS encoding helix-turn-helix domain-containing protein, whose protein sequence is METTTPKELMSLKDAASRLDLSLRAVYRLIARGLLPRPVKVGGASKLFESDIQSYLASLRAQRG, encoded by the coding sequence ATGGAAACGACTACGCCAAAAGAACTCATGTCACTGAAGGATGCGGCTTCGCGCCTCGATCTGTCCTTGCGGGCCGTTTACCGGCTCATCGCTCGTGGATTGTTGCCCCGGCCCGTCAAGGTCGGAGGAGCCTCAAAGCTCTTTGAGTCCGACATTCAGTCTTACCTCGCGTCGCTGCGCGCGCAACGAGGCTGA
- a CDS encoding TraM recognition domain-containing protein, with product MPASAAPQPRDPLDEILLSFSSSDHFTVRDACEGVQIFGGIGSGKTSGSGALLARSYLLAGLGGLVLTAKPDEADLWRQYANQTGRSKDLLVFDDRGPCRFNALEYECKRPGRGSGITENLVELFDVLVQVASRTSAPPVGENAVFWRTQRRMLLRNSLEALRLARVPVTFENVSKLINSAPRTAEETRDGKRKNSFCYEVFLSAVQLLEAGKMSPADAHDWEKTNHYWAHAFPVIEPRQQTTIIGSFTGMADPFQRGMLWELFGTTTTIRPEDSLNGKIIVLDLPQKLYNELGVYAQVLFKFCWQRAVERRKPDRHALPVFLWIDEAQHFVNEYDVGFQTTSRSSRVCTVLLTQNLPNYRYYLGGDQRAQALTESLLGNLVTKIFHNNTCAVTNQYAADLFGRDWRERVSSTSSCDDGKVRLSTNRADELRHVVEPREFAGLRKGGPENGYVVEGIIHQGGKVFGASHLNALLTEFHQRQ from the coding sequence ATGCCAGCTTCTGCCGCCCCTCAGCCGAGGGATCCGCTCGACGAGATCCTCCTTTCATTTTCCAGCTCAGACCACTTCACCGTCCGCGATGCCTGCGAAGGGGTTCAGATATTCGGAGGCATTGGATCGGGAAAGACCAGTGGCAGCGGAGCCCTTCTGGCGCGGAGCTACCTGCTGGCCGGACTGGGTGGACTTGTGCTCACTGCCAAACCCGATGAGGCCGACCTGTGGCGACAGTATGCCAATCAAACTGGCCGTTCGAAAGACCTTCTGGTCTTCGATGACCGCGGGCCGTGTCGTTTCAACGCATTGGAGTACGAGTGCAAACGGCCTGGGCGCGGTTCGGGCATAACCGAAAACCTCGTCGAACTCTTCGACGTTCTTGTTCAGGTCGCCAGCCGTACCAGTGCACCGCCTGTCGGTGAGAACGCTGTGTTTTGGCGTACCCAGAGACGAATGCTTCTGCGTAACAGTCTTGAAGCGCTGCGGCTCGCCCGAGTTCCCGTGACGTTCGAGAACGTGTCCAAACTGATCAACTCGGCGCCGCGCACCGCGGAGGAAACAAGGGACGGCAAGCGGAAGAATTCCTTCTGCTACGAAGTGTTTCTATCCGCGGTCCAGCTGCTGGAGGCCGGCAAAATGTCGCCGGCGGATGCACATGACTGGGAGAAGACCAATCACTACTGGGCACACGCGTTTCCGGTTATCGAGCCTCGGCAGCAAACTACGATCATCGGAAGCTTCACGGGAATGGCCGACCCGTTTCAAAGGGGGATGCTGTGGGAGCTGTTTGGCACCACGACGACGATTCGCCCCGAAGACAGCCTGAATGGAAAGATCATCGTTCTCGACCTGCCGCAGAAGCTCTACAACGAACTCGGCGTTTATGCTCAGGTGCTTTTCAAATTCTGCTGGCAGCGCGCGGTTGAGCGACGCAAACCTGATCGTCACGCGCTCCCGGTATTTTTGTGGATCGATGAGGCCCAGCATTTCGTCAACGAATACGACGTCGGCTTTCAGACTACTTCACGTAGCTCGCGAGTCTGCACCGTTCTGCTGACCCAGAACCTGCCAAACTATCGGTACTATCTCGGCGGCGACCAGCGCGCTCAGGCACTCACAGAGTCGCTGCTTGGAAATCTTGTGACCAAGATTTTTCACAATAACACGTGTGCCGTCACGAATCAGTACGCCGCGGACCTCTTTGGACGCGACTGGCGCGAGAGAGTCTCATCCACCAGCAGCTGCGACGACGGAAAAGTGAGGCTCAGCACTAATCGCGCCGACGAGCTGCGACATGTTGTCGAACCGCGCGAGTTCGCCGGACTACGAAAGGGCGGACCGGAAAACGGCTACGTCGTCGAGGGCATCATTCATCAGGGGGGCAAAGTGTTCGGCGCCTCGCATTTGAACGCACTCCTTACCGAATTCCACCAACGCCAATGA